TACATGGGGTACAGCCCGGCCACGGACGCGCTGGTCGAGGCGGCCATCGCCCAGATGAAGAGCGCCGGCGCGATCGTCATCGACCCCGCCAACCTCGCCACCGCCGGCCAGTACGGCGATTCGGAATGGGACGTCCTGGCCTACGATTTCAAGGCCGACGTCAACGCCTATCTCGCCGGCCTCGGGCCGTCGTCGCCGGCCAGGACGCTCGCCGACCTCATCGCCTTCAACGAGGCCAACCACGAGCGCGAGATGAAATACTTCGGGCAGGAGACCTTTCTCACCGCGCAGAAGAAGGGCCCGCCCGACGCCGAGTACGCCAAGGCGCTGGCCAAGAACCACCGCATGGCCCGCACCGACGGCATCGACGCGACGATGAACAAGTTCCGGCTCGACGCGCTGATCGCGCCCACGTCGGGCCCGGCGCCGCTCATCGACCTCGTGAAGGGCGACCCCGGCGGCGGCGGATCCAGCACCACGCCCGCCGCGGTGGCGGGGTATCCGAGCATCACGGTGCCGTGCGGCTACGTGTTCGGCGTGCCGGTGGGGCTCTCGTTCTTCGGCCGCGCCTATAGCGAGCCCGTGCTCCTGCGGATCGCCTATGCGTACGAACAGACCACGAAAGCGCGCGTGGCCCCGCGATACTTGCCCACGGCCGATCTCGATTGATCACGCGGCGCCACTAGGTTCACGCGACCGTTCGCAGTATTCTTCATCGACTTCGCGAAGACGTGATCACGGACATGGCCAGACAACGGGCGAACCCAGCGAAGAAGCGCGGCGCCAAGCGGGGCCGGCCCCCGAAAGGCGCCGAATCCGCCTACTACGTGCAACCCGGCAAGCGCGGCGCCGTCGTCGTGCTCCGCAAGGCGTGCGGCAACCGGGCCACGCCCAAGGTGTGCGGCGTGATGCCCAGCCGCGGCCACGCCAAGGCCCTGGTCGATCAGCTCGAGCGCGCCGAAACCGCGGTGAACGACCTGTTCTACGAGGCCACCGACGACGGCATCGAGGCGCTGGAGGCCGTGCTCGCCGCGTGCCGCGACGCCGTACTCAAGAAGATGCCGGTATCGGCCGCGCGCACCGAGGAGTTGCGGGGATCGGACCAATCGGGAGCACTGCCCGACACGCCGCCAGGATGACGCCGGCGGCGCGCGGCGCCGGCGGCCCTAGCTCTGCGACGACGGCGGGCGGCCCGACCGCGTCGGCCGCTCCCCCGGAGGCACCGGAGGCGGGGCGAACCCCGTGAAGTGTCCCGTGTGGTGCCAGGTGGCCGTGTCGGTGGGGAGCCCCGGATCGGCGTCGGACACCCGCACGATCTCGCCCAGCCGCGACACGTCGATGCTCTCCGATCCGTCGGCGGCGCGCGGATTGTAGATGTTGGCGAACCGCGCGCCGACCACGATCTCGTCCGCCTTGTACGAGGTGCGCGCGTGCACGGTCTGCGCGAACGTCTCGTCGATGCCGCTGAGCAGGATGAGCAGTTCGGCGTCGCAGGCCCGCAGGTCCTCCTGGGAGAGCCCGAACAGCGGGCTCGACGCGTCGATCGGGTGAACCACCGTCCAGCTCAGCGGAAAGAACACCACGTGCGTGCGTTCCAGTCTGAGCTGATCGTAGGCCCGCAGGCGCATGCCCCCACGCTCCGTGATGCGCGAGAAGAGCACCTTCACGTCGAGCTCGATCAGTTGGCTCGACCGTCCGTTGACGAGGCGGAACATGAATCCCGTGCCGCCGCGATAGGGCGCGACCACCGCGAGGTCACTGAAGATGATCCGCG
This DNA window, taken from Gemmatimonadaceae bacterium, encodes the following:
- a CDS encoding ion channel, whose amino-acid sequence is MTPAEVGGPANPAEEPKDLGFGTVVGQEHAQRLLNRDGSFNVKRGGLPSLASLSLYHALLSLSWPRFIGLLVGGYLFVNLLFAAAFMACGPGALGGAAAATMGGNFARAFFFSVHTFATIGYGNVVPVGVPANVLVTGETIVGLLGFALSTGVLFSRFARPTARIIFSDLAVVAPYRGGTGFMFRLVNGRSSQLIELDVKVLFSRITERGGMRLRAYDQLRLERTHVVFFPLSWTVVHPIDASSPLFGLSQEDLRACDAELLILLSGIDETFAQTVHARTSYKADEIVVGARFANIYNPRAADGSESIDVSRLGEIVRVSDADPGLPTDTATWHHTGHFTGFAPPPVPPGERPTRSGRPPSSQS